Proteins from one Lonchura striata isolate bLonStr1 chromosome 6, bLonStr1.mat, whole genome shotgun sequence genomic window:
- the MDK gene encoding midkine isoform X1 translates to MFYGGATRRAQGCTHTCRWVCAMEAAAVLLPHKLPTAHHAPPQHHIAPQPPTHLTLLPPQGRMQVRSLFLLLALILVAATTEAGKNKKEKAKKDGSKCEDWRWGPCVPNSKDCGLGYREGTCKDESKKLKCKIPCNWKKKFGADCKYKFESWGGCSAQTGLKTRSGILKKALYNAQCEETVYVTKPCSSKIKSKSKAKKGKGKD, encoded by the exons ATGTTCTATGGGGGGGCAACAAGAAGGGCACAGGGGTGTACACACACATGTAGGTGGGTGTGTGCAATGGAGGCAGCTGCTGTCTTACTTCCACACAAGCTGCCCACAGCCCACCATGCCCCTCCTCAACACCACATTGCACCCCAACCTCCAACCCACCTAACTCTCCTTCCTCCACAAGGCAGGATGCAAGTTCGgagtctcttcctcctcctggcaCTGATCCTGGTGGCTGCAACCACCGAGGCTGGCAAGAACAAGAAAG aaaaggcaaagaagGATGGCTCCAAGTGCGAGGACTGGCGCTGGGGACCCTGTGTTCCCAACAGTAAGGACTGTGGTCTGGGCTACCGCGAGGGAACTTGCAAAGATGAGAGTAAGAAGCTCAAGTGCAAGATCCCTTGcaactggaaaaagaaatttggag CCGACTGCAAGTACAAGTTTGAGAGCTGGGGAGGCTGTAGTGCTCAGACAGGCCTGAAGACTCGCTCTGGAATCCTGAAGAAAGCCCTGTACAATGCCCAATGTGAGGAGACTGTCTATGTGACCAAGCCCTGCTCCTCCAAGATCAAGTCGAAGTCCAAAG CAAAGAAGGGCAAGGGGAAGGACTAG
- the CHRM4 gene encoding muscarinic acetylcholine receptor M4 isoform X2, producing MAAENRSAPGGGAPWAGLPDPMHNLSAQPWQAKMANLTYDNFTLGNHSEVAVQPPTNYKTVELVFIATVTGSLSLVTVVGNILVMLSIKVNRQLQTVNNYFLFSLACADLIIGVFSMNLYTVYIIKGYWPLGAVVCDLWLALDYVVSNASVMNLLIISFDRYFCVTKPLTYPARRTTKMAGLMIAAAWILSFILWAPAILFWQFIVGKRTVPERECYIQFLSNPAVTFGTAIAAFYLPVVIMTVLYIHISLASRSRVRRHKPESRKERKAKSLRFLKGPMVKQNNNNSPKRAVEVKEEVRNGKVDDQPSAQTEATGHQEEKETSNESSSVSMTQTTKDKPTAEVLPAGQGQSPAKARVNPTSKWSKIKIVTKQTGTECVTAIEIVPAKSGASNHNSLANSRPVNVARKFASIARSQVRKKRQMAAREKKVTRTIFAILLAFILTWTPYNVMVLINTFCETCVPETVWSIGYWLCYVNSTINPACYALCNATFKKTFKHLLMCQYRNIGTAR from the exons ATGGCCGCTGAGAACCGCTcggcgccgggcggcggcgcgccCTGGGCCGGGCTGCCCG ATCCCATGCACAAcctctctgctcagccctggcaggcaAAGATGGCCAACCTGACCTATGACAACTTCACCCTGGGCAACCACTCTGAGGTGGCTGTGCAGCCTCCCACCAACTACAAGACAGTGGAGCTGGTTTTCATTGCTACTGTCACCGGCTCGCTCAGTCTTGTCACCGTGGTGGGGAACATCCTGGTGATGCTCTCCATCAAGGTGAACCGCCAACTCCAGACTGTCAACAACTATTTCCTCTTCAGCCTGGCCTGTGCAGACCTCATCATCGGGGTCTTCTCCATGAACCTCTACACGGTCTACATCATCAAAGGCTATTGGCCACTGGGGGCCGTGGTGTGCGACCTGTGGCTGGCTCTGGACTATGTGGTGAGCAATGCCTCTGTCATGAACCTGCTCATCATCAGCTTTGACCGGTACTTCTGTGTCACCAAGCCCCTGACATACCCGGCCAGGAGGACCACCAAGATGGCAGGGCTAATGATTGCGGCCGCATGGATATTGTCCTTCATTCTCTGGGCCCCTGCCATCTTGTTCTGGCAGTTCATTGTGGGCAAGAGGACAGTCCCTGAGAGGGAATGCTACATCCAGTTCCTCTCCAACCCCGCGGTGACATTTGGCACAGCCATTGCTGCTTTTTACCTGCCCGTGGTCATCATGACAGTGCTGTACATCCACATCTCCCTGGCCAGCAGAAGCAGGGTAAGGAGGCACAAGCCTGAGagcaggaaagagaggaaagccAAGTCCCTCAGATTCCTCAAGGGCCCCATGGTCAAACAGAACAACAATAATTCTCCCAAGAGGGCCGTGGAGGTGAAGGAGGAGGTGAGGAATGGGAAAGTGGATGACCAACCATCTGCACAGACAGAGGCCACTGGCCatcaggaggagaaggagacaTCCAATGAGTCCAGCAGCGTCAGCATGACCCAGACCACAAAAGACAAGCCCACAGCAGAAGTCTTGCCAGCAGGGCAAGGACAGAGTCCAGCCAAGGCTCGGGTGAACCCAACTTCCAAGTGGTCCAAGATTAAGATTGTCACCAAACAGACTGGGACCGAATGTGTCACCGCCATTGAGATTGTCCCAGCCAAGTCAGGTGCCTCTAACCACAACTCCCTGGCCAACAGCCGCCCAGTCAATGTTGCCAGGAAGTTTGCCAGCATTGCCAGAAGCCAAGTACGGAAGAAGCGCCAGATGGCTGCCCGAGAGAAGAAAGTCACCCGAACCATATTTGCCATCTTGCTGGCCTTCATACTCACATGGACACCCTACAACGTGATGGTCCTCATCAACACCTTCTGTGAGACCTGCGTGCCCGAAACAGTGTGGTCCATCGGCTACTGGCTCTGCTATGTCAACAGCACCATCAACCCAGCCTGCTACGCCCTCTGCAATGCCACTTTCAAGAAAACCTTCAAGCACCTTCTCATGTGCCAGTACAGGAACATTGGCACAGCCAGATAA
- the MDK gene encoding midkine isoform X2 has translation MQVRSLFLLLALILVAATTEAGKNKKEKAKKDGSKCEDWRWGPCVPNSKDCGLGYREGTCKDESKKLKCKIPCNWKKKFGADCKYKFESWGGCSAQTGLKTRSGILKKALYNAQCEETVYVTKPCSSKIKSKSKAKKGKGKD, from the exons ATGCAAGTTCGgagtctcttcctcctcctggcaCTGATCCTGGTGGCTGCAACCACCGAGGCTGGCAAGAACAAGAAAG aaaaggcaaagaagGATGGCTCCAAGTGCGAGGACTGGCGCTGGGGACCCTGTGTTCCCAACAGTAAGGACTGTGGTCTGGGCTACCGCGAGGGAACTTGCAAAGATGAGAGTAAGAAGCTCAAGTGCAAGATCCCTTGcaactggaaaaagaaatttggag CCGACTGCAAGTACAAGTTTGAGAGCTGGGGAGGCTGTAGTGCTCAGACAGGCCTGAAGACTCGCTCTGGAATCCTGAAGAAAGCCCTGTACAATGCCCAATGTGAGGAGACTGTCTATGTGACCAAGCCCTGCTCCTCCAAGATCAAGTCGAAGTCCAAAG CAAAGAAGGGCAAGGGGAAGGACTAG
- the CHRM4 gene encoding muscarinic acetylcholine receptor M4 isoform X1, producing MAAENRSAPGGGAPWAGLPDFIFQKEIFAVRDTDPMHNLSAQPWQAKMANLTYDNFTLGNHSEVAVQPPTNYKTVELVFIATVTGSLSLVTVVGNILVMLSIKVNRQLQTVNNYFLFSLACADLIIGVFSMNLYTVYIIKGYWPLGAVVCDLWLALDYVVSNASVMNLLIISFDRYFCVTKPLTYPARRTTKMAGLMIAAAWILSFILWAPAILFWQFIVGKRTVPERECYIQFLSNPAVTFGTAIAAFYLPVVIMTVLYIHISLASRSRVRRHKPESRKERKAKSLRFLKGPMVKQNNNNSPKRAVEVKEEVRNGKVDDQPSAQTEATGHQEEKETSNESSSVSMTQTTKDKPTAEVLPAGQGQSPAKARVNPTSKWSKIKIVTKQTGTECVTAIEIVPAKSGASNHNSLANSRPVNVARKFASIARSQVRKKRQMAAREKKVTRTIFAILLAFILTWTPYNVMVLINTFCETCVPETVWSIGYWLCYVNSTINPACYALCNATFKKTFKHLLMCQYRNIGTAR from the exons ATGGCCGCTGAGAACCGCTcggcgccgggcggcggcgcgccCTGGGCCGGGCTGCCCG ATTTCATCTTCCAGAAGGAGATTTTTGCTGTGAGAGACACAG ATCCCATGCACAAcctctctgctcagccctggcaggcaAAGATGGCCAACCTGACCTATGACAACTTCACCCTGGGCAACCACTCTGAGGTGGCTGTGCAGCCTCCCACCAACTACAAGACAGTGGAGCTGGTTTTCATTGCTACTGTCACCGGCTCGCTCAGTCTTGTCACCGTGGTGGGGAACATCCTGGTGATGCTCTCCATCAAGGTGAACCGCCAACTCCAGACTGTCAACAACTATTTCCTCTTCAGCCTGGCCTGTGCAGACCTCATCATCGGGGTCTTCTCCATGAACCTCTACACGGTCTACATCATCAAAGGCTATTGGCCACTGGGGGCCGTGGTGTGCGACCTGTGGCTGGCTCTGGACTATGTGGTGAGCAATGCCTCTGTCATGAACCTGCTCATCATCAGCTTTGACCGGTACTTCTGTGTCACCAAGCCCCTGACATACCCGGCCAGGAGGACCACCAAGATGGCAGGGCTAATGATTGCGGCCGCATGGATATTGTCCTTCATTCTCTGGGCCCCTGCCATCTTGTTCTGGCAGTTCATTGTGGGCAAGAGGACAGTCCCTGAGAGGGAATGCTACATCCAGTTCCTCTCCAACCCCGCGGTGACATTTGGCACAGCCATTGCTGCTTTTTACCTGCCCGTGGTCATCATGACAGTGCTGTACATCCACATCTCCCTGGCCAGCAGAAGCAGGGTAAGGAGGCACAAGCCTGAGagcaggaaagagaggaaagccAAGTCCCTCAGATTCCTCAAGGGCCCCATGGTCAAACAGAACAACAATAATTCTCCCAAGAGGGCCGTGGAGGTGAAGGAGGAGGTGAGGAATGGGAAAGTGGATGACCAACCATCTGCACAGACAGAGGCCACTGGCCatcaggaggagaaggagacaTCCAATGAGTCCAGCAGCGTCAGCATGACCCAGACCACAAAAGACAAGCCCACAGCAGAAGTCTTGCCAGCAGGGCAAGGACAGAGTCCAGCCAAGGCTCGGGTGAACCCAACTTCCAAGTGGTCCAAGATTAAGATTGTCACCAAACAGACTGGGACCGAATGTGTCACCGCCATTGAGATTGTCCCAGCCAAGTCAGGTGCCTCTAACCACAACTCCCTGGCCAACAGCCGCCCAGTCAATGTTGCCAGGAAGTTTGCCAGCATTGCCAGAAGCCAAGTACGGAAGAAGCGCCAGATGGCTGCCCGAGAGAAGAAAGTCACCCGAACCATATTTGCCATCTTGCTGGCCTTCATACTCACATGGACACCCTACAACGTGATGGTCCTCATCAACACCTTCTGTGAGACCTGCGTGCCCGAAACAGTGTGGTCCATCGGCTACTGGCTCTGCTATGTCAACAGCACCATCAACCCAGCCTGCTACGCCCTCTGCAATGCCACTTTCAAGAAAACCTTCAAGCACCTTCTCATGTGCCAGTACAGGAACATTGGCACAGCCAGATAA